In Rosa chinensis cultivar Old Blush chromosome 1, RchiOBHm-V2, whole genome shotgun sequence, a genomic segment contains:
- the LOC112194554 gene encoding mavicyanin: MFLLVAMTLCGACSGAGAVYKVGGPDGWIVGVDYNQWSSSKEFRVGDGLFFSYNKQYHNVVQVSEQGFKSCNSSSPIAAYSSGSDTITLERPGHYYFLCGAPGHCEDGQKVDVQVSRPIPDNPSPAPSGLSSPSTPHPEERPPHSAALTNAPKLALAVFASVLACCFLN, translated from the coding sequence ATGTTCCTTTTGGTGGCAATGACTCTTTGCGGTGCTTGTTCTGGTGCTGGTGCTGTTTACAAAGTCGGCGGCCCGGATGGTTGGATAGTAGGTGTTGATTATAACCAGTGGTCCTCATCAAAAGAGTTTCGCGTAGGCGAtggtcttttcttttcttacaataAGCAATACCACAATGTGGTTCAAGTATCTGAGCAAGGTTTCAAATCCTGCAACTCCAGCTCTCCCATCGCAGCTTATAGTTCCGGTTCAGACACGATCACGCTTGAAAGGCCTGGCCACTATTACTTTCTTTGTGGTGCTCCTGGTCATTGTGAAGACGGACAGAAGGTCGACGTTCAGGTCAGCCGTCCCATACCCGACAATCCAAGCCCGGCACCTTCTGGATTGTCTTCTCCTTCAACTCCTCATCCTGAAGAGAGACCACCACACTCAGCGGCTCTGACCAATGCTCCAAAGCTTGCCTTGGCTGTCTTCGCTTCTGTGCTGGCATGTTGCTTTCTAAATtga
- the LOC112170791 gene encoding protein PSK SIMULATOR 1 gives MGKWCFHRTTKKKNKFFKKEKQQKAVIGVLAFEVARVMCRLLHLWTTLSDEQVNRLRQYILNSVGIEKLVSDDNEFILGLISSELFENVVTVAKYVARLGKNHSSHPSLKAFEQAISDWIHNGVDPYGWQLSWEKMEGEAKMMKEFISKNADLYDKMKLLSDLEHTLKDITATLDGPILLEFQNKVELKRREVENLKEASLWNTTYDYVGILLATSVFTIVSRIKHVFGLPKLITDAETKDSDHISPSPSIFSKHKLLDAPPDTLGAAALALHYANIILKIETLALYPSRCHRVDRNDLYSMLPGSIRAELNERLPCIEGSTLSLPCIESTTSALEDLPKLEESIQATIKTIEWVSPLARNMKKWQSKWNIQQKAQKASVFSHPVLLVQTLYFANHQKTEATITDLLVGMHYTYNLKRQVKAKSMLERGRNSLKIKAANLEAQNEALVSIDGDHTV, from the coding sequence ATGGGAAAGTGGTGCTTTCACAGGActacaaagaagaagaataaattcTTTAAAAAAGAGAAGCAGCAGAAAGCAGTGATTGGAGTTTTGGCCTTCGAAGTTGCAAGAGTCATGTGTAGGCTGCTCCATCTATGGACAACTCTGAGCGATGAACAAGTTAACAGGCTCAGACAATATATTTTAAATTCCGTGGGTATAGAAAAGCTTGTGTCAGATGACAATGAGTTCATACTAGGTTTAATATCCAGCGAATTGTTTGAGAATGTGGTCACTGTGGCAAAATATGTGGCCAGGCTCGGGAAGAATCATTCTTCTCATCCTAGTTTGAAGGCTTTTGAGCAAGCTATTAGTGATTGGATCCATAATGGTGTTGACCCTTATGGATGGCAACTTTCATGGGAGAAGATGGAAGGGGAGGCCAAGATGATGAAGGAGTTCATTTCAAAAAATGCAGATTTGTATGACAAGATGAAACTTCTTTCGGATCTTGAACATACTTTGAAAGACATCACTGCCACCTTAGATGGTCCAATTTTGCTCGAGTTTCAGAACAAGGTAGAGCTGAAGCGGCGCGAGGTGGAGAATTTGAAAGAGGCCTCTCTGTGGAACACGACTTACGATTACGTAGGCATCCTTTTGGCAACATCTGTCTTCACAATTGTCAGTAGGATCAAGCATGTTTTTGGATTGCCTAAACTTATAACAGATGCTGAAACCAAAGATTCTGACCACATTAGTCCTAGTCCATCAATCTTTAGCAAGCACAAGCTGTTGGATGCTCCCCCCGACACACTAGGTGCTGCCGCCTTAGCACTGCACTATGCAAATATTATTCTCAAAATTGAAACTTTAGCGTTATATCCTTCTAGGTGTCATCGGGTCGACAGAAATGACCTGTACAGTATGTTGCCTGGAAGTATCAGAGCTGAGCTAAATGAAAGGCTGCCCTGCATTGAGGGCTCGACTTTATCACTGCCCTGCATTGAAAGCACGACTTCAGCACTTGAAGATCTTCCAAAGTTGGAGGAGTCAATTCAGGCAACAATTAAAACAATAGAATGGGTATCACCGCTTGCTCGTAATATGAAGAAATGGCAATCCAAGTGGAACATTCAACAGAAAGCCCAGAAAGCCTCTGTTTTCAGTCATCCTGTGCTTCTGGTACAAACCCTCTACTTTGCAAATCATCAGAAGACAGAAGCAACAATTACGGATCTTCTTGTTGGTATGCATTACACCTATAATCTTAAAAGACAAGTCAAGGCAAAATCTATGCTAGAGAGAGGCCGCAACTCGCTTAAAATAAAAGCAGCCAACTTAGAAGCCCAAAACGAAGCCCTGGTCTCCATTGACGGAGATCATACTGTCTga